A region from the Methylocystis iwaonis genome encodes:
- the hypD gene encoding hydrogenase formation protein HypD: MKYVDEFRDGDLARGLARSLATSARDDREYRFMEFCGGHTHAISRYGLEDLLPPNIRMIHGPGCPVCVLPVGRIDAAIALARDPKVTLCTYADLMRVPASGGMSLIKAKAAGADIRMVYSTLDAIRIAEAEPSREVVFFAIGFETTTPPTALAIRLAAQKKLSNFSVFCNHVLTPAAMRAILAGEGEGVEIDGFVGPSHVSAVIGVRPYQFAAQQFNKPIVIAGFEPLDVMQSILMLVRQLNEGRCEVENQYGRAVTHEGNLKAQAEVADIFELRDSFEWRGLGEVPASALRLRAAYADYDAERRFGVTTPSAKDNPACECGAILRGAKRPHDCKLFGTVCTPETPMGSCMVSSEGACAAQWTYRRFDTQRVAS; encoded by the coding sequence ATGAAATATGTCGACGAGTTTCGCGACGGCGACTTGGCGCGCGGTCTCGCGCGCAGCCTCGCGACTTCGGCGCGCGACGACCGCGAGTATCGCTTCATGGAATTTTGCGGCGGTCATACCCACGCCATTTCGCGTTACGGGCTTGAAGATCTGCTGCCGCCCAATATTCGCATGATCCATGGGCCCGGATGCCCCGTCTGCGTTTTGCCTGTGGGGCGCATCGATGCGGCGATTGCGCTCGCGCGCGATCCGAAGGTGACCCTCTGCACTTATGCGGACCTCATGCGCGTGCCGGCCTCGGGCGGCATGAGCCTCATAAAGGCGAAGGCGGCGGGCGCCGACATCCGCATGGTTTATTCAACCCTCGACGCCATTCGCATCGCCGAGGCCGAGCCGTCTCGCGAAGTCGTGTTCTTCGCCATCGGCTTCGAGACGACCACGCCGCCGACGGCGCTGGCCATCAGGCTTGCCGCGCAAAAGAAGCTTTCGAACTTCTCCGTCTTTTGCAACCATGTGCTGACGCCCGCCGCCATGCGCGCGATCCTCGCTGGGGAAGGCGAGGGCGTGGAGATCGACGGTTTTGTGGGGCCCTCGCATGTTTCCGCCGTCATCGGCGTGCGGCCCTATCAATTCGCCGCGCAGCAATTCAACAAGCCGATCGTGATCGCGGGCTTTGAGCCGCTTGATGTGATGCAGTCCATTTTGATGCTGGTGCGCCAGTTGAACGAGGGCCGCTGCGAGGTCGAGAACCAATATGGCCGGGCCGTCACGCACGAGGGCAATCTCAAAGCGCAGGCCGAAGTCGCCGATATTTTCGAGCTTCGCGACTCCTTCGAGTGGCGCGGGCTCGGTGAAGTTCCGGCGAGCGCTCTGCGGCTGCGCGCGGCTTATGCGGATTATGACGCAGAGCGCCGCTTCGGCGTCACGACGCCTAGCGCCAAGGACAATCCCGCCTGCGAATGCGGCGCGATCCTGCGCGGCGCCAAGCGGCCGCATGATTGTAAGCTGTTCGGCACGGTCTGCACGCCGGAAACGCCAATGGGCTCCTGCATGGTATCGTCCGAGGGCGCCTGCGCCGCGCAATGGACCTATCGCCGCTTCGACACGCAGAGGGTTGCGTCGTGA